A single genomic interval of Staphylococcus hyicus harbors:
- a CDS encoding thioredoxin family protein, protein MTKFLLFGSPTCMPCKTVKGILPTLGFEFDYIDVIENPDLASEHLVMSTPTMVKLIDGVAVKTVVGQGAVMQLVDEELNQ, encoded by the coding sequence ATGACAAAATTTTTATTATTCGGTTCACCAACATGTATGCCATGTAAGACAGTTAAAGGTATTTTACCAACACTAGGATTTGAGTTTGATTATATTGATGTTATTGAAAATCCAGATTTAGCATCAGAGCATTTAGTAATGTCAACACCTACAATGGTTAAGTTAATTGATGGTGTAGCAGTCAAAACTGTAGTAGGCCAGGGCGCAGTAATGCAATTAGTCGATGAAGAATTAAATCAGTAA
- a CDS encoding pyrophosphohydrolase domain-containing protein → MFTVFKNGSFVIDIDTKETGKVVGREGAYHLVEIIVSQDKEKGTRTTKLNKVPHFRLKHYKPKTKNTYTPYFDVMEFHKAFGHPVANQPTPISKDRAKERSDYLIEELVEFLWASVSGNAQETTKLINDLIQSIHKAAYKCFEKGEFPEAEILLHQTDALNDINYINYGSIVETGVNPKPVFEIIHNANMKKLDENGKPILDPVTNKILKPKGWAEKYQPEPLIKREIETQIEKSKG, encoded by the coding sequence ATGTTTACAGTATTCAAAAATGGAAGCTTTGTTATTGACATTGATACAAAAGAAACAGGAAAAGTAGTTGGTCGTGAAGGAGCATATCATCTAGTAGAAATTATTGTCTCACAAGATAAGGAGAAAGGTACAAGAACAACTAAATTAAATAAGGTGCCTCATTTCAGATTAAAACACTATAAACCAAAAACTAAAAATACATATACACCATATTTTGATGTAATGGAGTTTCACAAAGCTTTCGGTCATCCAGTTGCAAACCAACCAACACCAATTTCAAAAGATAGAGCAAAAGAACGCTCGGATTATCTAATAGAAGAGTTAGTAGAATTTTTATGGGCTTCTGTATCGGGCAATGCGCAAGAAACTACAAAATTAATTAATGACTTAATCCAATCTATTCATAAGGCCGCATATAAATGTTTTGAAAAGGGAGAATTTCCTGAAGCTGAAATTCTATTACACCAAACAGATGCCTTGAATGACATTAACTATATTAACTACGGTTCAATTGTTGAAACAGGTGTTAACCCTAAACCTGTTTTTGAAATTATCCATAATGCAAATATGAAGAAACTAGATGAAAACGGCAAGCCTATTTTAGATCCTGTTACTAATAAGATTCTTAAACCCAAAGGGTGGGCAGAGAAATATCAACCAGAACCATTAATCAAACGTGAAATTGAAACACAAATTGAAAAGTCGAAAGGATAA
- a CDS encoding RusA family crossover junction endodeoxyribonuclease — protein sequence MQKKLVTYIDTLMVIVLDKPTCRLSLPLPTSLNKLYIQQFAGGRPTGKKILSKAGKENREDIMINVEKQMSLPININWDVEYTRDNYIYMNIDAYVTRVNVDLDNTLKTLNDSIEESGLVFLNDKKVVPRFNRVFIDPNNPRVELTITQTGWNGIFDTNSIRNKFEMKCQKCTRYRNGACSIFNKALQNKIQEEITQEDNNFSCLKFKEKR from the coding sequence ATGCAGAAAAAGCTGGTAACCTACATAGATACTTTAATGGTGATTGTATTGGATAAGCCTACATGCAGACTATCATTACCTTTACCTACATCTTTAAACAAATTATACATACAACAGTTTGCTGGTGGTCGTCCCACAGGCAAAAAAATACTTTCAAAAGCAGGGAAAGAGAATAGGGAAGACATAATGATTAATGTTGAAAAGCAAATGTCATTACCTATAAATATTAACTGGGATGTTGAATATACACGTGATAACTACATTTATATGAATATTGACGCATATGTAACTAGAGTAAATGTAGATTTAGATAACACTCTTAAAACTTTAAATGACTCTATAGAAGAGTCTGGACTGGTGTTTCTTAATGATAAGAAGGTAGTACCTAGATTTAACCGAGTTTTTATTGATCCTAACAACCCTCGTGTTGAGCTAACTATAACTCAAACTGGTTGGAATGGTATCTTTGACACAAATTCTATTCGAAATAAATTTGAGATGAAGTGTCAAAAATGTACAAGGTACCGTAATGGAGCATGTAGTATATTCAATAAAGCATTACAGAATAAGATTCAAGAGGAGATTACTCAAGAGGATAATAATTTCTCTTGTTTAAAATTCAAGGAGAAAAGATAA
- a CDS encoding Myb-like DNA-binding domain-containing protein: MVSKYKQWSEEETQQLVHLYDNEGLSFSEIGKILGRTKGSCNSKYKSFKQDNSSIIKFTKREKWTKEEDDLLKENKNLTKEELRKLFPTRTPVAILNRIAQLGLNRHTNMTLTHEQEEFIRNNYMDMNNNQIAKHLNVDRGVIKRFRKRENIETERVWDMESIEACEDNFMSIKIKFKLKKLLKESDDNV, from the coding sequence ATGGTGAGCAAATATAAGCAATGGTCAGAAGAAGAAACGCAACAACTAGTTCATTTATATGATAATGAGGGTTTGTCTTTTAGTGAAATTGGTAAAATACTAGGTCGCACCAAGGGATCATGTAACTCAAAATACAAATCATTTAAGCAAGATAACTCCTCTATTATTAAATTTACAAAAAGAGAAAAGTGGACTAAAGAAGAGGATGATCTTTTAAAGGAAAATAAAAACCTTACTAAAGAAGAATTACGTAAATTATTTCCTACACGCACACCTGTAGCAATCTTAAATAGAATTGCACAATTAGGCTTAAATAGACATACCAATATGACACTAACTCATGAGCAAGAAGAGTTTATACGTAATAACTATATGGATATGAATAACAACCAAATTGCTAAACACTTAAATGTTGATAGAGGTGTTATAAAACGTTTTAGAAAAAGAGAGAATATTGAAACTGAAAGAGTATGGGATATGGAAAGCATTGAAGCATGTGAGGATAACTTTATGAGTATCAAAATAAAGTTCAAGCTGAAGAAGTTACTTAAGGAGAGTGATGATAATGTCTAA
- a CDS encoding recombinase family protein, whose amino-acid sequence MSNIMEGYYDDINTQESRIDTVAIYARKSRADEGEKDLNNHLMRLKARSELNEWSYEVYKEIGSGASIEDRPVMRQLLSDVEKGEFDAVVVVDLDRLSRGKGADLDRILGTFRNNDVKIVQESPYEVYDLTNSDHAQMLEMKMFFGNMELMQTKKRFREGRRLSIHLGKWVYGQAPFGYQIDKKTKKLVFNEKEKEAFLKMKELFFEGYNTVDIAWNLNKEGYTKRSGRPFESKSISRILKNEIYTGTTVYNKSIGSKRNKNDLYSSGLPFKRLDKSEWKRKYNTHPALVTMEEHELIVKHFQNVPHRAHSRSKVPYSLFGLCRTPKGEHYHIYTYNTKGQPTHIGIKKSKYEDKSEYISVPIKLVESVILESIKLLESELELLLEDNDNQKEVALLEKRAKKINKEIEQLEGEIDRIQEGFLAGLFNAEEAAQIKKKKNSEVDVKENELLEVNKSIDKVSNSTNLTRLDRWQNIYKMINDSSNPTKLNEIYKSIINDIVVSRTVFDEIDVQVNFL is encoded by the coding sequence ATGTCTAATATCATGGAAGGGTACTATGATGATATAAACACGCAAGAAAGCAGGATTGACACTGTAGCTATATATGCTCGTAAATCACGTGCAGATGAGGGTGAAAAGGATTTAAATAACCACTTAATGAGATTGAAAGCAAGAAGTGAATTGAATGAGTGGAGTTATGAAGTTTACAAAGAAATTGGTTCAGGAGCTTCTATAGAAGACCGTCCTGTAATGAGACAATTACTATCGGATGTAGAAAAAGGTGAATTTGATGCTGTAGTAGTTGTAGATTTAGATAGGCTTTCACGAGGTAAAGGTGCTGATTTAGATAGAATATTAGGTACTTTTAGAAATAATGACGTTAAGATTGTTCAAGAGTCTCCTTATGAGGTTTATGATTTAACCAACAGTGATCATGCGCAAATGTTAGAAATGAAAATGTTTTTTGGCAATATGGAACTTATGCAAACTAAAAAAAGGTTCAGAGAAGGTAGAAGATTATCAATACATTTAGGTAAATGGGTGTATGGCCAAGCACCATTCGGTTACCAAATTGACAAGAAAACTAAAAAGCTAGTATTTAATGAGAAGGAAAAAGAAGCTTTTCTTAAAATGAAAGAATTATTTTTTGAAGGCTATAATACTGTTGATATTGCATGGAATTTAAATAAAGAAGGTTATACTAAGCGAAGTGGTAGGCCATTTGAAAGCAAGTCAATAAGTAGAATATTAAAGAATGAAATCTACACTGGTACAACTGTGTATAATAAATCAATAGGCAGTAAAAGAAATAAAAATGATTTATATTCATCAGGTTTACCATTTAAAAGATTAGACAAGTCTGAATGGAAACGTAAGTATAATACGCATCCTGCATTGGTAACTATGGAGGAGCATGAATTAATAGTTAAACATTTTCAAAATGTACCTCACAGAGCACACTCAAGATCTAAGGTGCCATACTCTTTATTTGGTTTATGCCGAACACCAAAGGGCGAACACTATCATATTTATACGTATAATACTAAAGGCCAACCTACACATATAGGAATTAAAAAATCAAAGTATGAAGATAAATCAGAATATATATCTGTGCCTATTAAATTGGTTGAATCAGTGATATTAGAATCAATCAAATTGTTAGAAAGTGAACTCGAATTATTATTAGAAGATAACGATAATCAGAAAGAGGTTGCACTATTAGAAAAAAGAGCTAAGAAGATTAATAAAGAAATTGAGCAGCTAGAGGGTGAAATTGATAGAATTCAAGAAGGATTTTTAGCAGGTCTATTTAATGCTGAAGAAGCAGCTCAGATTAAAAAGAAGAAGAATAGTGAAGTTGATGTTAAAGAAAATGAACTTTTAGAAGTAAATAAAAGTATAGATAAAGTTTCAAATTCAACTAACTTAACCAGGCTTGATAGATGGCAAAATATATATAAAATGATAAATGACTCCAGTAATCCAACAAAGTTGAACGAAATATATAAAAGTATAATAAATGATATAGTAGTATCTAGAACTGTTTTTGATGAAATCGATGTACAAGTAAATTTTCTCTAG
- a CDS encoding DsbA family protein → MKYLTHKFLIVLLLITAGFLGACGNKEKKHEIIAYVDFKCPYCKKFDENIMSKITKSYIDTDKATVTYVNAAILGDESKLGSAATHAVKDMAPEKYLEFKTAIFKHQGPISKMWLTEAFLDKEIDKLKLNDQITRNIKNAYKDKNSQAWKNMKADQKRIEKEKIEEIPAIKIDGKLVKDVHDYNDIKTQLDQ, encoded by the coding sequence ATGAAATATTTGACTCATAAATTTTTAATAGTATTATTATTAATCACTGCGGGATTTTTAGGGGCATGTGGTAACAAAGAGAAAAAACATGAAATTATCGCATACGTAGACTTTAAGTGCCCATATTGTAAAAAATTTGATGAAAACATTATGTCAAAAATAACGAAGTCTTATATTGACACAGACAAAGCTACTGTGACATACGTTAATGCTGCTATATTAGGTGACGAATCAAAATTAGGTTCTGCTGCCACGCATGCAGTTAAAGACATGGCACCAGAAAAATATTTGGAATTCAAAACTGCCATTTTTAAGCATCAAGGCCCAATTAGTAAAATGTGGTTAACAGAAGCATTTTTGGATAAAGAAATAGACAAGTTAAAATTAAATGATCAAATTACGCGTAATATCAAAAATGCATATAAAGATAAAAACAGTCAAGCTTGGAAAAACATGAAAGCAGATCAAAAGAGAATTGAAAAAGAGAAAATTGAAGAAATACCGGCTATTAAAATTGATGGTAAGTTGGTTAAAGATGTACACGATTATAATGATATTAAAACACAGTTAGACCAATAA
- a CDS encoding fibrinogen-binding adhesin SdrG C-terminal domain-containing protein: MKLIQKSKKTETNTMNNTQRYGIRKYKIGAASIALGTVVVIGMSESNEAAASEYHTSQVTTSAQYVAHHVEEVSTSAQVTAYKENATNNEVQKYVKNTSTHQAHNNEHLKQYGTDQQRVTPIVKPETKVTTAVEPKVIAAPQSTKVVESQKEAHHHIKGTDVTEKVTVVESKIEGHEGKKNITPHNAERVTLKYKWKFDNSIKAGDHFHFTISNNVDTRGVAFKKKVPEIKDKQNVVARGEVLENNKIRYTFTDYVNYKKDINAELSLNLYFNPVTVPNRSRQTVVATLGKVETKETFDVNYLDGVHDRTGSGVKVNGRIHRLDKDNRIFTHIAYINPDKKHLNAVDVVGYFRKGGTHVSRPKNVQIYEYVGKHPLAQSVYADFNVDDYKEVTKNVNLIVQENGQYKATLGNLNGKTYVIRFDGQYHENANDLSFATELTGHHLVNGYYVPTKLTWLNGVTFYSNNAHGNGHDRSFNGKSEHVEISYDTYKTEHHTQQGVLEESYDSKPIVSITESGSEFGHGHYQKTEEIEDTVTTDYITQQNLLEFNEDNTLPPSISGHAQGTIEEIEDTMKTDYITEQNLIEFEEELHIERGAHENMIFEEDTNDDKPFIKTGAHEPIEINENSIPKESGKTKGVIIEEESNPNHNTPQQPKEEMPEKPQPPMSPNGESPKIKHNIIPKKENNKGIVDIHGKGNKTPQNKPNMSDLSKDNNQRPSMSGHHKTKDRHASITISHTNHRAEQRPTLPETGHSSAQHSYIIGTVLSIFGFTFLVRRKCEKRH, encoded by the coding sequence ATGAAGTTAATACAAAAATCTAAGAAGACGGAGACAAATACTATGAACAACACACAAAGATACGGCATCAGAAAGTATAAAATCGGAGCAGCTTCTATCGCTTTAGGCACAGTTGTAGTAATAGGTATGAGTGAAAGTAATGAAGCAGCGGCTTCTGAATATCATACAAGCCAAGTAACAACATCAGCACAATATGTTGCGCATCACGTTGAAGAAGTTTCAACAAGCGCTCAAGTAACAGCTTACAAAGAAAATGCCACGAATAACGAAGTGCAAAAGTATGTCAAGAATACTTCGACACATCAAGCACATAATAATGAGCATTTAAAACAGTATGGAACTGACCAACAGAGAGTAACGCCAATTGTAAAACCAGAAACTAAAGTAACAACAGCTGTAGAACCTAAAGTGATAGCAGCACCACAGTCAACTAAAGTCGTTGAAAGTCAAAAAGAAGCGCATCACCACATAAAAGGTACTGATGTTACGGAAAAAGTAACGGTTGTTGAAAGTAAAATCGAAGGTCATGAAGGCAAAAAGAATATTACACCGCACAATGCAGAGCGTGTAACATTAAAATACAAATGGAAGTTTGATAATAGTATTAAAGCTGGAGACCATTTCCACTTTACAATTAGTAACAATGTAGATACACGAGGGGTTGCATTTAAGAAAAAAGTACCTGAAATCAAAGATAAACAAAATGTAGTTGCACGTGGAGAAGTATTAGAAAATAACAAAATACGATATACTTTTACAGATTATGTGAATTACAAGAAAGACATTAATGCAGAGTTGTCTTTGAATTTATATTTCAATCCAGTAACAGTACCAAATAGAAGCCGACAAACTGTCGTAGCGACACTTGGTAAGGTCGAAACGAAAGAAACATTTGATGTAAATTATTTAGACGGCGTGCATGATAGAACAGGGTCAGGTGTAAAAGTAAATGGACGTATTCATAGGTTAGACAAAGACAATCGTATATTTACACATATTGCATATATCAATCCAGATAAAAAACATTTAAATGCTGTTGATGTAGTGGGATACTTCCGTAAAGGTGGTACACATGTGAGTCGTCCTAAAAATGTTCAAATATATGAATATGTTGGAAAACATCCTTTGGCTCAAAGTGTATATGCGGACTTTAATGTAGATGATTATAAGGAAGTAACTAAAAACGTAAACCTCATAGTTCAAGAAAATGGTCAATATAAAGCTACATTAGGCAATTTAAATGGAAAAACTTATGTCATTCGCTTTGATGGTCAATATCATGAAAATGCAAATGATTTGAGTTTTGCTACAGAATTAACAGGTCATCATCTTGTTAATGGATATTATGTACCTACTAAATTAACGTGGTTGAATGGCGTGACATTCTATTCAAACAACGCACACGGTAACGGTCATGATCGTTCTTTCAATGGCAAGAGTGAACATGTTGAAATTTCATATGATACTTATAAAACTGAACATCATACACAACAAGGTGTTTTAGAAGAAAGTTATGATTCCAAACCTATCGTATCGATAACAGAGTCTGGATCAGAATTTGGACATGGACATTACCAAAAGACAGAAGAGATTGAAGATACTGTAACAACAGACTATATTACGCAACAAAATTTACTTGAATTTAATGAAGATAATACGTTACCTCCATCAATTTCAGGCCATGCACAAGGTACAATTGAAGAAATAGAAGATACGATGAAGACGGATTATATAACAGAGCAAAATCTAATCGAATTTGAAGAAGAATTGCACATTGAACGCGGTGCACACGAAAATATGATATTTGAAGAAGACACAAATGATGATAAACCATTTATCAAAACTGGTGCGCATGAACCGATTGAAATAAATGAAAATTCCATTCCTAAAGAAAGTGGCAAGACGAAAGGTGTTATCATTGAAGAAGAGAGCAATCCAAATCATAATACACCACAACAACCTAAAGAAGAAATGCCTGAGAAGCCACAACCACCTATGTCACCTAATGGAGAATCACCTAAGATTAAACATAATATCATACCAAAAAAAGAGAATAATAAAGGAATCGTCGATATTCACGGTAAAGGTAACAAAACACCTCAAAATAAACCGAATATGTCTGATTTGAGCAAAGATAACAATCAAAGACCATCAATGAGTGGACATCATAAAACGAAAGACAGACACGCAAGTATAACAATATCGCACACGAATCATAGAGCAGAACAACGTCCAACATTGCCAGAAACAGGGCATTCTTCAGCACAACATTCTTATATTATAGGAACAGTATTAAGCATATTTGGATTTACTTTCTTAGTAAGAAGAAAATGTGAAAAACGTCATTAA